One Chlamydiales bacterium genomic window, TAGGTGATTTGACGGATTCTGGTAGCATATGCCGTCTTTTACAAGAAATACAACCTGATGAGATCTATCACTTAGGAGCACAAAGCGATGTGAGTGTCTCCTTTGAGGAACCTGAATTTTCTGCCAATGTGAATGGTTTGGGGACATTAAGGATCCTTGAAGCGATCCGTATTCTTGGATTGAAATCTCGTTTTTATCAAGCTTCTACATCAGAACTTTTTGGTAAAGTAAGAGAAATCCCTCAAAAAGAGACGACTCCTTTTTATCCACGTTCACCTTATGCTGTTTCAAAATTATATGCCTATTGGATCACTGTGAATTATCGTGAGTCGTATGGTTTATTTGCATGTAATGGTATTCTTTTTAATCATGAATCTCCATGGAGAGGTGAGCAATTCGTCACCCGTAAAATCACTCGAGCTCTTGGGCGGATCTGTTTTGGACTTCAAAAAGATCTAAAACTAGGGAATCTTAATGCTTTGCGGGATTGGGGATATGCTCGGGATTTTGTAGAAATGCAATGGCGCATTCTTCAAAAAGAGATTCCGGATGATTATGTCGTTGCCACAGGAGTTCAGCATTCGGTAAGGGAATTTGTACAAATAGCGGCAGAAAAACTTGGAATCACGCTTCGTTTTGAAGGACAGGGTCTGGATGAAAAAGGGGTGATCGAATCCGTTGATTCTTCACTCTCCTGTTCTTTAGAGCCAGGCAGAATTCTGATTAGATTAGATCCTAAGCTTTTCCGTCCTGCTGAAGTGGAGACTTTGCTTGGAGATCCCTCGAAAGCCTATGAAACACTTGGATGGAAACCCTTAACTTCATTTGAAGATATGATCACTGAAATGGTAAGAAACGATTATCTTTTGGCACAAAAAGAAGCAAAGTATGCCCCATTTATGCATTGATGCTCGCCTTTATCATGGATCTGGAATTGGAACACATATCAAAGCACTTCTTTTTTCTCTCTCTCAATTTCGTCTTACTTTGCTTGTGAATGAACCTCTTAACCTTCCGTTTCATCAGGTGATGATGAAAAGTGGGATTTATTCATTAGGAGAACAGATTGAGTTGCCTCAAAAGATTCCTTGTTGTGATACTTTTTGGTCTCCTCATTTCAATATTCCGCTTTCCCCAATTCGAGCAAAAAAAAGAATTGTGACTGTGCATGATGTATTCCACCTTGCGTATTTTTCTACACTTTCTTTATCTAAAAAATTTTATGCGAAAATTTTTCTTAATGCTGCTTTATATTTATCAGATTATGTGATGACTGATTCCCAGTTTTCTGCTCAAGAAATTGAAAGATATTGTTTTTTTCAACCAAAACATTTAGGGATTGTTCCGAGTTGTCCTCTCCTACATCCTCATGGAAGAAAAATGCAAGGCTTACCTAAGCGATATATCCTTTATGTTGGTAATTTGAAAGCTCATAAAAATTTAGCTAGATTATTTGCAGCGCATGCTCAAATGGAGAATCCTCTTCCTCTTGTGATTGTGGGAAAACAATTCGGTGAGATTCACATTCCCGAGCATGTCTATTATATGGGGTATGTTCCTGATGATATGCTCTCAGAAGTGTATTCTGGAGCGGATTTATTTGTCTTTCCTTCAATTTATGAAGGGTTTGGAATCCCTCCTCTTGAAGCGATGGTTTGTGGGTGTCCTGTTTTAGTCAGTCGTATTGCCTCTTTACCGGAAGTATGTGGTGATGCTGCTGAGTATATCGACCCCTTTTCAGTTTCTTCAATCAAAAAGGGAATGGAATTTCTCTTAAATCATCCAGAAAGACGAAAAGAGTTAGTCGAAAAGGGTTGGAAAAGAGTAAAAGAGTTTACAATCGAAAAAACAGCTGAAAAATTTATCAATATTTTGGATCAAGTGCATGAAGGAACGAGGAAATAAGTGGTTGAAGTTTTGGGATCGTTATCTGGGAATTCCTCTTCTATTTATCCTAGGTCTTTTCCGTAAAAAACGCTCTTTGCCTAAAAAGATAGAGAGGATTGGTCTGCTTAAAAGTGCAGGAATTGGCGATCTTGTTCTTCTTTCAGGAATCATAGAAGATTTAAAGGGAAAAGAAGTTCTTTTATTTACAGGAGAGTCGAATAGGGAAATGGGAAAAATGATTCAAGGTGTCAAAGTCATTTCCTTACCTATTACTCATCCTTTCTCTGCTATGGTAAAGTTGCGTAAACATTCCGTCGATATTTGGATAGATTGTGATTCTTGGCCGCGTATTAGTGGCTTATTCACCCTTTTTTCCCGTTCTAAATATACGATTGGATTTAAAACTCAAGGTCAGGGGCGTCATTGGGTGTATGATCTTTCAATTCCCTATGCGTTTTTTCATCATGAAATTGAAAATTATCGAGCCCTCATTCAACCACTAGCTATTGTTAGCAAACATCCTCCAAGGATTATAATTCGCCCGACTCATTCTGAGAAACGCGTTGTTGCTCATATGTTTTCAGGAGGATCAAAAGCTCATTTGAAAAAATGGCCTGAAAAGTATTGGAAAGAATTAATTCTGCGAATGACACATCTTGGTTATCAAGTTGATTTGACTGGAGATCGTAGTCAATATGAAGCATTAAAGCGTTTTTCTCCTGAAGCTACGAATTATGCAGGAGCATTCTCATTAAGAGAAACAGCTCATCATTTAAAAAAATGTGTCTGTGTGATTAGTGTGGATACAGGGATTATGCATCTAGCTGCTGCGATTGGATGTCCTGTCATTAGCCTCCATGGTCCCACTTCACCTAATAGATGGGGAGCAAAAGGTGAGCAAGTGATCTCCCTGATCCCTTTGATGAGATATTCACCCTGTATACAATTGGGGTTTGAATCGAAATGCAGAGAAAATCGGTGTCTGCAAGCCCTTACAGTGGATCAGGTGTTTGACGCCTTCATAAAAATTACACATGGTATGACTCATGAAAATTCTTATTTTAGCCGGAGGAAGTGGGACGCGTCTCTGGCCTCTGTCTCGTGCTAACTATCCTAAACAATTTCTCCAGTTGTTTGGGAAAGAGTCATTTTTGCAAAAGACATTGCGACGTAACTTAGAAATTGCTCAAACTCTTTATATTCTCACGAATGAAGTTTACTTTTATGAAGTCTTAAAACAGGTAAAAGAGATTGACCCCAATCTTGAGTCTCATATTATTCTTGAACCAGAGCAAAAAGACACAGCGCCTGCAATTGCTTACGCATTTGAAAAAATTGAAGAAGATGGAGTCTTTCTGATTACGCCTGCTGATCACATGATCAACCCAGTTGATAAATACCATGAAGCGATCCTAAAAGCCGAAGACATTGCTTTAAAAGGAGACCTAGTGGCATTTGGTGTCCATCCTAATCGTCCAGCTACAGAATATGGATATATAAAATTAGATGGAAGAGATGTGGAAGCATTTATTGAAAAACCAGATTTTAAAACAGCGTGTCATTACCTAGAAAGTGGAAATTATTTTTGGAATTCAGGAATGGTTGCCTTGACTAAAGAAACTTTTAGAAGAGAGGCAGGTTTACATGCTCCAGAATTGATTGAAGCTCCATTTTCCAAGATGCCAAATATTTCGTTTGACTATGCAATCATGGAAAAAAGTGAGCGTATTTTCATGTTACCTCTTGATCTTTCTTGGTCTGATATTGGCTCTTGGGAAAATGTTTATGAATTTCTTCAAAAAGATGAAGCTCAAAATGCTATTTGTGGAAATGTGATCACCCATCAAACAAAAAATTCTCTGATTCATGCTGAAAATCGTCTTGTTTCGACAATTGGAATCGAGGATCTTGTAGTCGTTGAAACAGATGATGTAGTCCTTGTCGCTAAAAAAACCTATGGGTCTCAGATAAAAGAGATGGTGGAAAAGCTTAAAAAGCTTGGTAAGAAAGAAATATTAGAACATCTCACTATTCGTCGTCCTTGGGGAACTTATACGGTCTTGATGAAAGGGGAAAGATATAAGATCAAATGGATTGAGGTCTATCCGAAACAAAAATTAAGTTTACAAATGCATTATCATCGCAGTGAACATTGGGTCATTGTCAATGGAACAGCTAGAGTCACTATCAGTGATCAAGAGCAATGTATTCATGAAGGAGAGAGTATCTTTGTCCCTAAATCTTCAATACACCGTGTAGAAAATCCAGGCAAGGTCTCACTTGAAATTATTGAAGTACAGGTAGGAGAATATTTAGAAGAAGATGATATTATTCGATTGGAAGATATTTACGGAAGATTAAAAGAAGATACAGCTTTTAATCTATTAAGGAAAAAATTTGATAATGTATAAAAATAGAACTTCTTTTATTCTTTATTGAAACCTTAGAAGGGAATATGCCTCTTTTTTTTGTTTTTTTGACTTTTTTTATTTGGTCCACCTCCTTTACCTTAGGAAAGGCGACATTAGAATATGCGCCTCCCCTATTTCTAACAGGAACACGGATGCTAATAGGAGGGTTAGTCATTTTAGCTTTTTTAGCACTTTTTAAAAAAAGTGCTTTAAAATGCAAAAAGAGTCACATCTTTCCTTTAATTCTTCTCTCGATCTCTTCTGTTTACTTAACCAATATATTTGAATTCTGGGGCCTTCAATATTTGACTGCGGCTAAGGCTTGTTTTATTTATAGCCTATCTCCATTTCTTACAGCAGTTTTTTCCTATTTTCAGTTTAAAGAGAAATTGACATCAAGAAAACTCTTAGGACTTATTGTAGGGTTTATTGGTTTTCTTCCTGTCCTTCTGAGTCAGTCAGGGGCAGAAGAGCTGTTAGGTGGATTTTCTTTTTTATCTTGGGCAGAACTGTCTTTAATTGCAGCCACGGTGACATCAGTATATGGGTGGGTACTTTTAAGAAAATTGGGTAAAGATGAAAAAATCTCTCCTCTTATGGCGAATGCTTCTTCGATGTCTTTAGGTGGGTTAATAGCTCTAACTCATTCATTTTTCGTTGATAGTTGGGTTCCAACACCGATTACAGATTATACCGGATTTTTTCAAGGTATTGTCTTGATGATTATCATTTCTAATTTGATTTGTTATAATCTTTATGGATGGTTATTGAAGTGGTTTACTGCAACTTTCCTTTCTTTTGCTGGTCTCACAACGCCTCTTTTTGCTGCCTTTTTTGGTTGGCTGATCTTAAATGAAACTGTCTCATGGGGATTTTTTCTATCTGTTGGAGTCATTTTATTTGGTCTTTGGTTAGTGTATGCTGAAGAATTACGCCTTGGCTATATCAGATGGACGAGCAAGAAAAATATCCAAAGAGCTATTTAAGCTATTTTATTGCAGCTATTGTGCCATGACGGCCACTTTGTTTACACCTGCGGTAAGAGAAAAAGTCCTCTTTATGAGTATAAGTACAGAGATTAGCCATTTCGATATGATGAGAGAGAATCCCAGCCTGATTGAGTTGAAATTGTGAGATCTGCCAAAAATCAAAATAGGTGGGTTTGATTTGATAAGGCCAAAAAGTGCTGGGAAGCTCATTTTGGTAATGAATAAATTGAGCTGCTTCGGGCCCTAAGCTAGGAGAAATTCCTATAAGGAGATCTTGAGGCTGGGTACCGTAACGATCTTTCATCTTTTGAATCGTCTTCCCGTAGATATTAGCTACACTTCCACGCCATCCTGCATGGACATTAGCCAGTGCATGATGGATCGGGTCATAAAAAATTGCAGCTTGGCAATCAGCATGTAAGATGAGAAGTCCTAATTTTTTTTTTTGTGTGATTAGAGCATCTCCTTCTTCTTGTAAACGAGCGGTTGCCTCTACAACCCTATTCGAATGTATTTGGTAAAGGAGAGTAAAATCCTCGATCCCAAGAATAGTTAAGCCACGTTTTCTATTTATCGCTACTGCATGGGGATCATCCCCTTGATTTAAACCGAAATTCAAAGAGCTAAACTCTCCTTGACTCACACCTCCATGGCGTAAGAAGACGCCATGAATTAATTTAGGACAGGCTGAAAGGTGATCAAAGGTAAGCCATTCAATATGGTTGTCTACATGTCTCTCCATAATGATCTAGAATAGCGAAAGATAGTTTTTATTTTAAGATGAAAGAACCTCCTAAAGAAGGAGGTTCTTTCGTGGAGAATTTACCCTCTAAACATAGAATTTACTGTTTGTGTAATCCCATCAGCAGCTGATTTCAAGACATTCATTGCATAATCGATATTCTGTTGGGTCCCTTGTGTTAAAGTATCTGCACGACTAAAGGATTGACCATAGAATTGTGCGTACTGTTCTGTCATTTTAGAGAGTGCTTGAGCTTGACCCTCTTCTTGCTCCTTTTCAGCTTTTTGAGCTTGATATTTTGCATCAACAAACCAACCTGTGATTCCATCAGAAGCCATTTTTGCTCCCATGGCATATTGCATCCCTTTTCCAAGAGCACTCCCTAATCTTTTATGGGCTTTCCCTGCAATTTTTTTGAAAGATTTTCCATATTTTTTGATTCGACTGACAAAAGTCGACTCTTCTCTATTTACAGCTCGATCAATATTCTGGCGCTCATTTGCTTGTGCCTCTTCATTTTCGACTGAATTCTCTTCTTCTATGAGAGAAGGGTTCTCTTCAGCACTTGCCTCTTGAATGTCTTCATTTACTGCACGTGTCTCTTGCTCCGCATTCACATCAGCAGCCACATCAGTTTCACTAGTGATCTCAGAAATCCCCCCAAAAATCATCATCGCACCAAACATCGTAAAGTTAATCATTCCATCTTCTTTTGCTTGGTTAGCTTGAGCCATAGTTGCTTGAGATTGTGCATCATAAGCACTTTTAACCGCAGTTCCTATAATTGGAGCAAACTTGACTTCCATCATCATCGATTCTGAGGCTTGTTTCCAAAGTGTTCCCCAGAAATTTGAGTTAGCTTTAGCTTGAAGTGCCATCACTTCACCAATAATGGCAATGATCCCAAGTGTCTTTCCTTGCTCAGATCCTTTTTCAACTCCTTTAAAGCCATTAAACTGTTCTTTAGGTTCTGGGAGTTTGGGTTTTTCGCTTTTTACGTGAATAGGTAATCCTAATGAACTCTCTTCTGTAGATGAGATCATTTGATCTTTTATCCGCGTTTGATCTTGTGAAGAGCGGATCTCTGCAATCAAGAGTTCTCGATATTTTTGTCCCTTTTCATTTTCCTTTATTACATAGTCAATTGGATTGATGACTTTTTTATTCAACTCATTAATCATACTGCTCATCTTTTTTACCTCTTATTATTTTTTAAATTAGACCGCTTGAGCTAAACCATAACTAATTTGTTGGTAAGCATTTGTAATTTCACCAAACGTTTCGACTAATTCAGCACTATTTTTTGTTTCTTCTTGCACAACACTGCCTGTTTGTTGAACAAGATGTTGATAGAATTGAAAGTAGAGATTATTCTGATGGAGGATCGCCAGTGCCTCTCCGACTTCTTTTTGTGAATCAGCAGTCTGTTTTAATAGATCATAAGTTTTCATCTCTTGAATCGCTTTGACTAAGGATGGCGTCCCAAATCCCGCTCCAATCAACATATGTAACAATCTTTTTTTCCAATTTGACTTGCTTCTTGCTCCTTCTCTATTGACTCGATCCATTTCATTCGTTGTATCTCTGTTTGCTTGATTGATCTCTGTCTCTTGTTGAGAAGATTCTCCTTCAATATTGAGATTTTCCTCAGGAATTTCTACAGCATCATTGCTTTCTATTTCTAGATTTTCACTGAATTCCGGAGCAGCATCAACAGCTTCATCTAAGGTCCCTATCTCTTCTACGCTTAGATCTGAAAGAAGCTCGATCTCTTCAGGAAGAGCAGCAGCAGAAGCTCCTCCATCAAAAACGCAACTCACAATCGTTCCTAAGATCATCGCAATTCCAACTCCAAACAGGACCCAATTCAAGACTTTGTCTACTTCAGAACATTTTTCTTGGTAGGCATTTACTATAGAGACAGCATTAATCTGCTTCTCTTCTTTATCAATCGCTAGTTTCATCGATTGAAAAACAGATTGTGAAATCGTTTCGTTAAGCTGCTGAAGTTCTGCATAGGATTGCACCTGTTGAATAGATCCTTCAGACATAGAGGCAAAGGCTTTTGAAAATGCTTCAGCTAAAATCCCTAGATAGTTTGGATCACTCGATTGGCTAGCCTCAGGAAGAACTGGGCGTTCACGAATCTCAACTTGTCTTTTTTCTTCTTTTTTTTCTAAATCCGCGATTGTATCAAGAGTGCGTATCACTTCCCTATTGAGAGGATAGGGATTCGCTGTTTCTTGAATAGATCTATTCAATTGAATAAAATTCATTGAATTATTTGCAGCATGGTAAGTTGACATAGCCTTCCTTGTTAATATTATTTATTTTTTAGTGATTGCTGAATCAGCTCACACCTGTGTTTCATATTTTGATATTCTGGATCATCCCCACATATCGAAATTGTCACTTCTACAAACTCTTTAGCTTCTTCTATCAAGTCTTGTTTTAAGAACGCATCTGTAATGTAATACGCTGGGAGGGGATTATTTGGTTCAAGCCCTAAAGCTACATAAAAACCCACCATCGATTCTTGGTAAATCCCGAGCTCATGATAAGAGGAGGCTAATCCAAAAATATATTTATAGGTTTTTGGAGAAGCACCTGCTAAAAAATGGAATAAACTTACAGATTCTTTGTATTTACCTTGAGAATAAAAATTATAAGCAAGTCCATAAACCTCTTCAAGAGCCTGATCACTGATTCCAATCGCCTCTTGAAGAGTCATCCCCTTTTTTAAATGGGTTAGAATCTCTCCCGCAATCGCCTCTCTCTCCTCCTTTTGAAGAAATTGAGCATTGAGTTCTATTGATTCATAAGTCATGTAAAACCTGTAATTAATAAAATTATTTAATAAGTATATCAAATAAATAATTAAATTACAATTGATTTTTAAAGATTCTATTAGGTTT contains:
- the gmd gene encoding GDP-mannose 4,6-dehydratase, whose protein sequence is MKRALITGITGQDGSYLAELLLGKGYEVHGIYRYSSIDNTLRLKDLKGLYLHIGDLTDSGSICRLLQEIQPDEIYHLGAQSDVSVSFEEPEFSANVNGLGTLRILEAIRILGLKSRFYQASTSELFGKVREIPQKETTPFYPRSPYAVSKLYAYWITVNYRESYGLFACNGILFNHESPWRGEQFVTRKITRALGRICFGLQKDLKLGNLNALRDWGYARDFVEMQWRILQKEIPDDYVVATGVQHSVREFVQIAAEKLGITLRFEGQGLDEKGVIESVDSSLSCSLEPGRILIRLDPKLFRPAEVETLLGDPSKAYETLGWKPLTSFEDMITEMVRNDYLLAQKEAKYAPFMH
- a CDS encoding glycosyltransferase family 1 protein; its protein translation is MPHLCIDARLYHGSGIGTHIKALLFSLSQFRLTLLVNEPLNLPFHQVMMKSGIYSLGEQIELPQKIPCCDTFWSPHFNIPLSPIRAKKRIVTVHDVFHLAYFSTLSLSKKFYAKIFLNAALYLSDYVMTDSQFSAQEIERYCFFQPKHLGIVPSCPLLHPHGRKMQGLPKRYILYVGNLKAHKNLARLFAAHAQMENPLPLVIVGKQFGEIHIPEHVYYMGYVPDDMLSEVYSGADLFVFPSIYEGFGIPPLEAMVCGCPVLVSRIASLPEVCGDAAEYIDPFSVSSIKKGMEFLLNHPERRKELVEKGWKRVKEFTIEKTAEKFINILDQVHEGTRK
- a CDS encoding glycosyltransferase family 9 protein gives rise to the protein MKERGNKWLKFWDRYLGIPLLFILGLFRKKRSLPKKIERIGLLKSAGIGDLVLLSGIIEDLKGKEVLLFTGESNREMGKMIQGVKVISLPITHPFSAMVKLRKHSVDIWIDCDSWPRISGLFTLFSRSKYTIGFKTQGQGRHWVYDLSIPYAFFHHEIENYRALIQPLAIVSKHPPRIIIRPTHSEKRVVAHMFSGGSKAHLKKWPEKYWKELILRMTHLGYQVDLTGDRSQYEALKRFSPEATNYAGAFSLRETAHHLKKCVCVISVDTGIMHLAAAIGCPVISLHGPTSPNRWGAKGEQVISLIPLMRYSPCIQLGFESKCRENRCLQALTVDQVFDAFIKITHGMTHENSYFSRRKWDASLASVSC
- a CDS encoding sugar phosphate nucleotidyltransferase: MKILILAGGSGTRLWPLSRANYPKQFLQLFGKESFLQKTLRRNLEIAQTLYILTNEVYFYEVLKQVKEIDPNLESHIILEPEQKDTAPAIAYAFEKIEEDGVFLITPADHMINPVDKYHEAILKAEDIALKGDLVAFGVHPNRPATEYGYIKLDGRDVEAFIEKPDFKTACHYLESGNYFWNSGMVALTKETFRREAGLHAPELIEAPFSKMPNISFDYAIMEKSERIFMLPLDLSWSDIGSWENVYEFLQKDEAQNAICGNVITHQTKNSLIHAENRLVSTIGIEDLVVVETDDVVLVAKKTYGSQIKEMVEKLKKLGKKEILEHLTIRRPWGTYTVLMKGERYKIKWIEVYPKQKLSLQMHYHRSEHWVIVNGTARVTISDQEQCIHEGESIFVPKSSIHRVENPGKVSLEIIEVQVGEYLEEDDIIRLEDIYGRLKEDTAFNLLRKKFDNV
- a CDS encoding DMT family transporter → MPLFFVFLTFFIWSTSFTLGKATLEYAPPLFLTGTRMLIGGLVILAFLALFKKSALKCKKSHIFPLILLSISSVYLTNIFEFWGLQYLTAAKACFIYSLSPFLTAVFSYFQFKEKLTSRKLLGLIVGFIGFLPVLLSQSGAEELLGGFSFLSWAELSLIAATVTSVYGWVLLRKLGKDEKISPLMANASSMSLGGLIALTHSFFVDSWVPTPITDYTGFFQGIVLMIIISNLICYNLYGWLLKWFTATFLSFAGLTTPLFAAFFGWLILNETVSWGFFLSVGVILFGLWLVYAEELRLGYIRWTSKKNIQRAI
- the pgeF gene encoding peptidoglycan editing factor PgeF, whose amino-acid sequence is MERHVDNHIEWLTFDHLSACPKLIHGVFLRHGGVSQGEFSSLNFGLNQGDDPHAVAINRKRGLTILGIEDFTLLYQIHSNRVVEATARLQEEGDALITQKKKLGLLILHADCQAAIFYDPIHHALANVHAGWRGSVANIYGKTIQKMKDRYGTQPQDLLIGISPSLGPEAAQFIHYQNELPSTFWPYQIKPTYFDFWQISQFQLNQAGILSHHIEMANLCTYTHKEDFFSYRRCKQSGRHGTIAAIK
- a CDS encoding SycD/LcrH family type III secretion system chaperone, with protein sequence MTYESIELNAQFLQKEEREAIAGEILTHLKKGMTLQEAIGISDQALEEVYGLAYNFYSQGKYKESVSLFHFLAGASPKTYKYIFGLASSYHELGIYQESMVGFYVALGLEPNNPLPAYYITDAFLKQDLIEEAKEFVEVTISICGDDPEYQNMKHRCELIQQSLKNK